The Deinococcus carri genome segment TGCATGGTGCGCTGGGCAAGGCCGCCGCGCCGCGTCCGGTGCTGGACCTTTCCGCGGCCTTTGACGCCGCTGGGCGGGCCGCCAGCGGGGGCGCAATCAAGGGCTTCAACCCCTACGCGAACGACCTGTTCTTCCTGCACGGCGCGTTCATCTTCGAGGATGTGGGCGTCACGGCGTACAACGGCGCGGCCACCCTCATCACCAACCCCGCCTACCTCCAGGCCGCGGCGGGCATCCTGGCAGTGGAGGCGTACCACGGCGGGGCCATCCGCGCCATGTTGTACCAGCAGCGCCAGGTGAGTGCGGCGGCCGGGCTGTACGTCGGGCAGGTCGTGCAGGCCATCAGCAACCTGCGTGCCAAGGTCGGCGGCGGCAAGGATGCGGGCCTCACCGACGCCCGCGGCAACGCCGTCTTCGCGCCCAGCGACATGCACGGCGTGGCCTACCCGCGCACCACCCGCGAGGTCCTGAACATCGTGTACCTCGCGCCTGGCGCGCATATGGGCGGGTTCTACCCGAACGGGCTGAACGGTAGCATCAAGTAAAGTTGCCGGCGGCCAGCTTCCAGCCGCCAGCACAGGAAGGCCGCTCCGCTGTGGGTCGGCCTTTTTCGTGTTACGGGGTAGGGGAAAGGAGCGCCCGGACGCCCTGCACCGGCGTGAGGGTTCCCGCCAACACCTCCGCGCGGAGTGCCCGCAGCTTCTCCCCGTCCACCCCGGCCTGAAATGCGCGCCACGCCGCCTCGCGCAGCAGCTCGTCGAACCACACGGCGGTCTGGGCGCGGCGCTTGGTGGGAACGTCCACCGCCTGCCGGTACGCCCCCACCGCCTCCCACACCTGCCCGATGCCCTCGCCCGTCAGTGCCGAGGCTTGCAGGGCGCGGGGCCGCCACGGTGCACCCTTCGGCGTCAGCAGCTTGAGGGCCATCGTGAGTTCAGTTTGTGCCCGCGTTGCGGCCTTCGGGTCCGTGTCCGCCTTGTTCACCACGCACAGGTCGCTCATTTCCATGATGCCGCGCTTGATGCCCTGAAGCTCATCCCCGGCATTGGGCAGCGTCAGCAGCACGAAGAGGTCGGTCATGGCGGCCACCTGTGTCTCCGACTGGCCCACCCCGACCGTCTCCACCAGCAGCACGTCGTACCCGGCGGCCTCGCAGAGCGTGATGGCCTCGCGGGTGCGCCGCGCCACCCCGCCCAGTGTGCCCCCGCTGGGGCTGGGGCGGATGTAGGCGTTCGGATGCACGGTCAGCCGGGGCATCCGCGTCTTGTCGCCCATGATGCTGCCGCCGGTGCGCGCGCTGGAGGGGTCCACCGCCAGCACGGCGACCCGGTGCCCGGCGTCCGCCAGATACGTCCCCAGCGCCTCGATAAAGGTGCTTTTGCCCACGCCCGGCACACCCGTCAGGCCCACCCGGACCGACTTCCCGGCGTGGGGCAGCACCTCGGCCAGCAGCGCCTGCGCCTCCGCTTCGTGGTCGGGGCGGGTGGATTCGGTCAGGGTGATGGCGCGGGCGAGGGCGCGTCGGTTGCCCGTGAGGAGGGGAGGGGCGAGGGGATGAGGCATAGGAAAGGCGATGCGGCAGCGCACCTCCGGCCAGCTTAGCGCCCTGATGGTGTAGACTGCCCCCATTCCAACTGGTCAGACCACTTGCGGAGGGCTTATGAATGAAGCCGGTATCCAGGCCATCTTCGAGGCGCAGCAGGCCCACCGCCTGCGGATGGCGCAGACGGGAGCGGCCGAGCGGCAGGCCATCCTGCGCCGCCTGCGGGACGCCATCCAGCGGCACCGGGTCCGGCTGGCGGAGGCGCTCGCCCTGGATCTGGGCAAGAGCCGCGCCGAGGCGGAAATCACCGAGCTGCATCCCGTAGTGGGGGAGCTGAACCACGCCGTGGCCCACCTGCCGCGCTGGATGCGGCCCCGCTCCGTCGCAACGCCCGCCACGCTGCTCGGCTCGCGCAGCTGGGTGGTGCCAGAGGCGCGCGGCGTGACGCTGATTCTCAGCCCCTGGAACTACCCGGTGAACCTCGCCCTCGCGCCGCTGGTCGCCAGCCTCGCGGCAGGGAACACCGTCATCCTCAAGCCCAGTGAGAAGGCCCCTGCCACAGCCCGCGCGCTGCGGGAGTTGCTGGAGGAGGTCTTCGAACCATACCTCGTTGCCGTGGTGGAGGGTGGGGCGGATGTGGCGGAGGCGCTGACCCGGTTGCCCTTCGACCATATCTTCTTTACCGGGAGCGGCGACATCGGCCGCCGGGTGATGGAAGCTGCCGCGCGGAACCTTACGCCGGTCACGCTGGAACTGGGCGGCAAGAGTCCGGCCATTCTCGGGCACGGGGCCGACCTGGGGCTGGCCGCCGAGCGCATCGGCTGGGGCAAGTTCCTGAACGCCGGGCAGACCTGCGTGGCCCCCGACTACGTGCTGGTGCCCCAGGAGCAGCATGACGGGTTCGTGGAACGGCTGCGGGAGGTGGTCGCGCGCCGCTATGGGTCCGGTCCCGACACGCTGAAAGATTTTGGGCGCTTGGTGGACGCTGCCAGCGTGCATCGCCTGGAGCGCCTGACTGGCGAGAGCGTACGGGCTGGGGCGCGCGTGGTGTTCGGCGGCCAGTTCGACGCGGCGCAGCGCCTCATCTCGCCCACCCTGGTCACGAACGTCACCCCGGAGATGCCGCTGATGCGGGAGGAACTCTTCGGTCCAGTCCTGCCCATCCTGCCCTACCGCGACCTGGCAGACGCGCTGGCCCTGGTGCGGCGGCTGGACACGCCGCTGGCCCTCTACGCTTTCACCCGCGACCCTGGGGAAGCCGAGCAGGTGCGCCGCGAGACGCGCAGCGGCGGCCTGGTGGTCAACGGGACGGTCGTTCACCTCACCAATCCCAACCTTCCCTTCGGCGGCATCGGCCCCAGCGGCATGGGCAGCTACCACGGCGAGTACGGCTTCCGCGCCTTCAGCCACGAGCGCGCCGTGCTGCACGAGGCCGCCCTCAGCCCCACCCGCCTGAGTTACCCCCCCTACGGCCGCCCCGCCCCACGCTTCACCACCTGGCTGCTGCGTCAGATGGAGCGCACGCTGCCTTCGGGGTAGGGAGGCGAGCGGCCAGCTTTCAGCGGCCAGCCGTCAGCTTGGGTTGGATGCGGTTCAGTGGACGAGTGCGTATGGGAGGGCCTTTTCGCTCCTCCCCCTTGAGGGGGGAGGTTGTGACTGGTACAGCTCCGTAGGAGAGGGGGCGAGCGGGCAGAGCATTGAGAGGCCAGGGGGAAAGAATCCGGTCCCCTTTTCGGGTGGCGTTACGAGGACAGCCTCCGGCTGTCACCCCTCTCCCCGGCCTCTCCCGCAAGGGGGCAGGGAGAAAAAGAAAAAACCTATTCTTTCTGGTCAGACCTCTGACCTCTTCAAAAAAGGAGCTTCCCCCATGACCCTGCCCCGCCGCCCTGCCCTCCACGCCGAGGAGATTCTGCTGGCCCGCCTGCTGGACGGCCACTATCCGCCCGGTACAGCGCTGCCCGCCGAGCGTGAACTGGCCGCCGAACTGGGTGTGACCCGTCCCACGCTGCGCGAGGCCCTGCAACGCCTGGCCCGCGATGGCCTGCTGGACATCCGCCAGGGCAAACCCACCCTGGCCCGCGACCCGCGCGAGGGCGGCCTGAGTGTCCTGGCCCACCTGGCCGCACGCGGTGGGCTGGACGGCCTGATTCCCGACCTGCTGGACCTGCGCGCCGCACTGCTGCCCCACTGGACCGCCGCTGCCGTGGCGTGCCCGGCGACCGCTGCCGAACTGGCCGACCTGCTGGCCGGGATTCCACGGGAAGAGACGCCCGCCGTCTGGGCTTCCTTCGACTGGCAGGTGCAGAGTGCGGTGGTCCGGCTCAGCGGCAATGCCCTGGCCCCGATGCTGCTGGGCAGTTTCCGCGGCGTGTTCGCATCGGCGGGCGAGGTCTACTTTGCCGCTCCCGAGCGCCGCGACCGCTCGCGCCGGTACTACGCCCAACTGCGGGAGGCCGCGCGGCGGGGAGACGCCGATGAAGCCGCCCACCTCGCCCGTGAGGTCGCCGCTGACAGCCTCAAGCTCTGGGGGCAGGCACAGGAGGGCAAGGAGGCCCCCCGTGTTTGACTTGATTCAGAAGGCCGTCCCCTTCTTCATCCTCTCACTGGTGCTGGAGTGGGCCGCCTACTTCTTCCTGCGCGAGAAGGACGGGGCGGGGGGGCACGCCTCCCCCGGTTACGGCACGGCGGACACCCTCACCAGCCTGAGCATGGGCATCGGGAACGTGCTGGTGAATGTGGTGTGGAAGGGCGTGGTCGTGACCATCTACGCGGCGCTCTACACCCTCACGCCGCTGCGGATTCCCAGTGATGCGTGGTGGGCCTGGGTGCTGCTGTTCTTTCTGGACGACTTCGCCTACTACTGGTTCCACCGCGTCAGCCACGAGGTCCGGCTGTTCTGGGCATCGCACGTCGTCCACCACTCCAGCCAGCACTACAACTTCTCCACGGCGCTGCGTCAGACCTGGGTGCCGATGACGGCGCTGCCCTTCTGGCTCCTGCTGCCGTTGCTGGGCTTCGAGCCGTGGATGGTGCTGCTGGCGCAGAGCTGGAACCTGCTGTACCAGTTCTTCGTCCACACCGAGCGCGTCGGGCGGCTGCATCCCTGGGTCGAAGCCATCTTCAATACCCCCAGCCACCACCGCGCACACCACGGCAGCAACCCGCTGTATCTGGACCGCAACTATGCGGGCATCCTGATCGTCTGGGACCGGCTGCTGCGAACCTTCCAGCCCGAAACCGAGCGGGTCCGCTACGGCCTAGTCCACAACATCCACACCCACAACCCCGTGACCGTCGCCTTCCACGAGTTCGCCGCCCTGTGGCAGGACGTGCGTTCGGCCCGGACCTGGCGCGACCGTCTGGGCTATCTGTTCGGCCCGCCCGGCTGGAAGCCCGCGCGTGCAGCGGGGGCGGAGCGGGGCTGAGGAGGAAAGGTCAGAGGGGGCGGCCCCGGTCATCCCGGCAGGGGGAGGCGAGGGCGAATTCCCAGGCGGGATTGATGGCAAGTTCACGCTGGCGCAGAACCGGGTTGAGGGGGTGTCCGAAGTTCGGCCCCCTCGCATCAATGTAGAAAAGCTGCGCGTTCTGGTCGAGGTAAATCATGCGCTGGCTCAGGCTGCCTGCCTCTCTGAGTATGGTCTTGATGCTACGCAGCACGCCCCGGTCGTCGTAATAGAAGACATCGGTCCGGGTGCGGCCGCCTGAAACCGTGCGGATGAGGTAACGCACTGGTGTCATCGTGGTCGTGCCCTTGAACTGCGCGAGCTATTTGGTGAGCCTGCCGCCGCACTCGGCCTTCATGGCCGTCTGGATGGTGGCCCCCGGCTTGCCCAGCATCCGTTCGGTCCGGGAACGCACCTGGTCGATAGCGGCAATGGCCGCCTGGCGCTGTGCTTCTTCGGCAGTGTCCCCAGCAGGATTGCCCGGGAGAACCCCCGCCAGGGCTGCGCCCAGCAGGGCGACCATGAGGACAGAGCCTCATCTCAGCAGCGGGGGCGTCAGAAGCCGCCTGGGGCCAGGGCGCATGTCCTGCACGATAGCAAGGAAGCCGCCCCAGCCCAGTCAGCCTTCGATGTTGGGGGACGTGCGCCCGGTTCTCCCTCAGGCTGGGCAGCGGCCCAGGCGCAGCGCCCCCAGGTTCAGGCCGGACAGTTCGCGCAGGTCGGCGCTCCAGCCAGGGCGGCGCATCCCGGCCTCGTTCAGCAGCCGCCCACGGGCGTCGTACTCCGCCGTCAGGTTGTACAGCGGGCCGGGGTAGCCCGAAGCGCTGCCCGTTGCCAGCCGCAGGTGTCCCGCCGCGTCGTAGTAGCCGGTGAACTGCGCGCTGTTGTCGGGTATCTGCCGCTCGTAGCGCACCAGCCGGGGCGTCCCTTTCGCGTCCACCAGCACGCTGAGCTGCGGACGCCCGAAGCGGTCCATGCAGTTTGCAGCCACCCGCAGGGGCCGCAGTTGGCCGCTCCGCTCCAGCAGGCGTACCTGCGCCGTCTCGCGCGCGACCTGCACGCGGGCCTGCTGGAGGGCGGTGAACTGGCGTGCCGGAGTGTTCTGCGCCAGCGCCAGGGGAGCCGTCAGGAAACTGAGGGCAAGGGCCGCAGCCAGGGACTTCATGCCCCCTTGTAACACGTGGGGCAAGGAGGCAAGGCTCACTCTTCTTTTATGCCAGTTTCACGGCGTGAGGGGCAATTCCTGCTGGCGTTCCCGCAGCAGGCCCAGCACCTCGCGCGCCGAGTGCAGAATCGGCGTGCCGGGGCCGAAGATGCCCGCCACCCCCGCCGCCCTCAGCGCCGCGTAATCCTGCTGCGGAATCACGCCGCCCGCCACCACCAGAATATTGCCCGCGCCCTCTGCCCGCAGCGCCTCGACGAGTTGCGGAATCAGCGTCTTGTGCCCGGCGGCCTGACTGCTCACGCCGATGACGTGAACATCGTTCTCGACGGCCTGCCGCGCGGCCTCCTCTGGCGTCTGGAAGAGGGGACCCACGTCCACGTCGAAACCCAGGTCGGCAAAGCCCGTCGCAATCACCTTCGCGCCCCGGTCGTGCCCGTCCTGGCCCATCTTCACGACCAGGATGCGGGGGCGGCGGCCTTCGGCCTCGGCAAAGGCCTCAATCTCGTTCTGAAGGGCCGCGAAGCCCTCGTCGCCGTCATAGCCCTGGGCGTAGACGCCCGATAAGGTGCGGACCTCTGCCCGGTGACGGCCCCACACCCGCTCCAGCGCGTCGCTGACCTCGCCCACGGTGGCGCGGGCGCGCATGGCGTCCACGCTCAGGGCCAGCAGGTTGCCCTCGCCGGTGCGGGCGGCCTCCTCCAGCGCGTCGAGGGCACGGGCCACCGCTTCCGGGTCGCGCCCCGCCTTCACGCGGCCCAGGCGGGCGAGCTGCGACCCGCGCACCGCCACGTTGTCGATGTCCAGCACCTCCACCGGCGTTTCCTCGGTGGTGCGGTATTTGTTCACCCCGACAATCACGTCCTCGCCGCGGTCGATGCGGGCCTGCTTGCGCGCGGCGGATTCCTCGATGCGCAGCTTGGGCACGCCGCTCTCGATGGCCTTCGCCATGCCGCCCAGTTCCTCCACCTCGCGCATCAGCTCGCGGGCCTTTTCGGCCAGGTCGAAGGTCAGGCGTTCCATCAGGTACGAGCCGCCCCAGGGGTCCACGATCTGCGGGATGCCCGTCTCCTCCTGAATCACCAGCTGGGTGTTGCGCGCCACGCGGGCGCTGAAATCGGTGGGCAGGCCGATGGCCTCGTCGAAGGCGTTGGTGTGCAGGCTCTGTGTGCCGCCGAAGACCGCCGCCATCGCCTCAATCGTCGTGCGGATGATGTTGTTGTAGGGGTCCTGCTCGGTCAGCGACCAGCCGGAGGTCTGGCAGTGGGTCCGCAGGGCGCGGCTCATGGGGTTCTTCGGCCCGAACTGCGCCATGATTTCGTCCCACAGCAGGCGGGCGGCGCGCAGCTTTGCCACTTCCGTGTAGAAGTTCATCCCGATGGCGAAGAAGAAGCTCAGCCGGGGCGCGAACTCGTCCACGCTCAGGCCCTTCGCCAGTGCCGCCCGTACATATTCCAGCCCGTCGGCCAGCGTGTAGGCCAGCTCCAGCGCCGCGTTCGCCCCCGCCTCTTGGAGGTGGTAGCCGCTGATGGAGATGGAGTTGAACTTCGGCATCTCCCGCGCGGTGAAGGCGATGATGTCCGCGACAATCCGCATGGACGGTTCCGGCGGATAGATGTAGGTGTTCCGCACCATGAACTCTTTGAGGATGTCGTTCTGGATGGTGCCGGAAAGCTGCGCGCGCGGCACGCCCTGCTCCTCGCCCGCCACGATGAAGGCGGCCAGCACGGGCAGCACCGCGCCGTTCATGGTCATGCTGACCGACATTTCCCCCAGCGGAATCCCGTCGAAGAGAATCTTCATGTCCTCGACGCTGTCAATCGCCACCCCCGCCTTGCCCACGTCGCCCACCACG includes the following:
- a CDS encoding ferritin-like domain-containing protein, whose amino-acid sequence is MSDDQNTTAPSAPTPSDGGRRAALATLGKFGLGAAAFGLAGTGALAAPARNIDADVLNFALNLEYLEAAFYLAAVGRVNELRAIGGGAAIRLPASLDQARGMQFKDSNVEALARDIAEDEFQHVKFLHGALGKAAAPRPVLDLSAAFDAAGRAASGGAIKGFNPYANDLFFLHGAFIFEDVGVTAYNGAATLITNPAYLQAAAGILAVEAYHGGAIRAMLYQQRQVSAAAGLYVGQVVQAISNLRAKVGGGKDAGLTDARGNAVFAPSDMHGVAYPRTTREVLNIVYLAPGAHMGGFYPNGLNGSIK
- the meaB gene encoding methylmalonyl Co-A mutase-associated GTPase MeaB, with protein sequence MPHPLAPPLLTGNRRALARAITLTESTRPDHEAEAQALLAEVLPHAGKSVRVGLTGVPGVGKSTFIEALGTYLADAGHRVAVLAVDPSSARTGGSIMGDKTRMPRLTVHPNAYIRPSPSGGTLGGVARRTREAITLCEAAGYDVLLVETVGVGQSETQVAAMTDLFVLLTLPNAGDELQGIKRGIMEMSDLCVVNKADTDPKAATRAQTELTMALKLLTPKGAPWRPRALQASALTGEGIGQVWEAVGAYRQAVDVPTKRRAQTAVWFDELLREAAWRAFQAGVDGEKLRALRAEVLAGTLTPVQGVRALLSPTP
- a CDS encoding aldehyde dehydrogenase family protein — translated: MNEAGIQAIFEAQQAHRLRMAQTGAAERQAILRRLRDAIQRHRVRLAEALALDLGKSRAEAEITELHPVVGELNHAVAHLPRWMRPRSVATPATLLGSRSWVVPEARGVTLILSPWNYPVNLALAPLVASLAAGNTVILKPSEKAPATARALRELLEEVFEPYLVAVVEGGADVAEALTRLPFDHIFFTGSGDIGRRVMEAAARNLTPVTLELGGKSPAILGHGADLGLAAERIGWGKFLNAGQTCVAPDYVLVPQEQHDGFVERLREVVARRYGSGPDTLKDFGRLVDAASVHRLERLTGESVRAGARVVFGGQFDAAQRLISPTLVTNVTPEMPLMREELFGPVLPILPYRDLADALALVRRLDTPLALYAFTRDPGEAEQVRRETRSGGLVVNGTVVHLTNPNLPFGGIGPSGMGSYHGEYGFRAFSHERAVLHEAALSPTRLSYPPYGRPAPRFTTWLLRQMERTLPSG
- a CDS encoding GntR family transcriptional regulator, which codes for MTLPRRPALHAEEILLARLLDGHYPPGTALPAERELAAELGVTRPTLREALQRLARDGLLDIRQGKPTLARDPREGGLSVLAHLAARGGLDGLIPDLLDLRAALLPHWTAAAVACPATAAELADLLAGIPREETPAVWASFDWQVQSAVVRLSGNALAPMLLGSFRGVFASAGEVYFAAPERRDRSRRYYAQLREAARRGDADEAAHLAREVAADSLKLWGQAQEGKEAPRV
- a CDS encoding sterol desaturase family protein, whose product is MFDLIQKAVPFFILSLVLEWAAYFFLREKDGAGGHASPGYGTADTLTSLSMGIGNVLVNVVWKGVVVTIYAALYTLTPLRIPSDAWWAWVLLFFLDDFAYYWFHRVSHEVRLFWASHVVHHSSQHYNFSTALRQTWVPMTALPFWLLLPLLGFEPWMVLLAQSWNLLYQFFVHTERVGRLHPWVEAIFNTPSHHRAHHGSNPLYLDRNYAGILIVWDRLLRTFQPETERVRYGLVHNIHTHNPVTVAFHEFAALWQDVRSARTWRDRLGYLFGPPGWKPARAAGAERG
- the scpA gene encoding methylmalonyl-CoA mutase, which gives rise to MTPPDLSAWKALAQKDLRGADPETLNHVTPEGLTLKALYTSADLPESSDTLPGLPPFTRGPRATMYAARPWTIRQYAGFSTAEASNAFYRRNLAAGQKGLSVAFDLATHRGYDSNHPRVVGDVGKAGVAIDSVEDMKILFDGIPLGEMSVSMTMNGAVLPVLAAFIVAGEEQGVPRAQLSGTIQNDILKEFMVRNTYIYPPEPSMRIVADIIAFTAREMPKFNSISISGYHLQEAGANAALELAYTLADGLEYVRAALAKGLSVDEFAPRLSFFFAIGMNFYTEVAKLRAARLLWDEIMAQFGPKNPMSRALRTHCQTSGWSLTEQDPYNNIIRTTIEAMAAVFGGTQSLHTNAFDEAIGLPTDFSARVARNTQLVIQEETGIPQIVDPWGGSYLMERLTFDLAEKARELMREVEELGGMAKAIESGVPKLRIEESAARKQARIDRGEDVIVGVNKYRTTEETPVEVLDIDNVAVRGSQLARLGRVKAGRDPEAVARALDALEEAARTGEGNLLALSVDAMRARATVGEVSDALERVWGRHRAEVRTLSGVYAQGYDGDEGFAALQNEIEAFAEAEGRRPRILVVKMGQDGHDRGAKVIATGFADLGFDVDVGPLFQTPEEAARQAVENDVHVIGVSSQAAGHKTLIPQLVEALRAEGAGNILVVAGGVIPQQDYAALRAAGVAGIFGPGTPILHSAREVLGLLRERQQELPLTP